A segment of the Candidatus Microthrix subdominans genome:
GCCGTCTCGATCATCGACAGGGTGAACCCCTTCACGCCGTAGCCGAACACCTCGAGGTTGCGGCGTTCGACGTCGTCGAGGTGGGCGGCCGCCACCGCATCGGAGGCTAGATACGGGGCCATCAGCTCCTCGAAGCGAGCCTGAATGTTCTGGAAGTTGCCCTCGGTTTCCCACAGGGTGTCGTCGGCGTCCAGGCCGACCAACTCCACCGGCCCCAGCGCCTCGGCGAACGGTTGAAAGGGAGCATCGGTGGCCATGCCCAGAGTTTCGCGCTGCGGAGAAGCGTTGAGACTCGGACCCCTGAGCCGTACCGTGTGACATGGCACCGACTCCCGACAGCGACGCACCCTCTGGCTTCGATCAGGCGCTCCTATTGCGCAGCGCCCGGCGCTTGGACGCTGCCCCGCCCACCGCCGAGGCGGTTGCGGCCGCACCCAAGGTGCTGCTGCACGATCACCTCGACGGTGGCGCCCGGCCGAGCACGTTGATCGAGCTGGCCGAGCAATCCGGTTACGACGCTCTGCCCAGCACCGACCCGGTCGAGCTGGCGCAGTGGTTTCACAGCGGCGCCGACCGGCGTGACCTGGGCCTGTACCTGGAGACGTTTGCCCATGTGGTGGCGCTGATGCAGCGGCGCGAGGCGATCCAACGCATCGCAGCCGAGTGCGCCGCCGACCTGGCCGCCGACGGGGTGGTGTACGCAGAGGTGCGGATGGCCCCTGAGCTGTGCGTCGAGGGCGGCCTGTCGATGGACGAGGCGACCGATGCCATGCTGGAGGGGCTGGCCGAGGGGTCGGCCGGCACCGGACTGACCGTGCGGCTGCTGTGCACTGCGATGCGCACGTCGGCGCGCTCGGTCGACGTGGCCAAGGTGGCCCTCGACCACCGCAACGACGGGGTGGTCGGCTTCGACATCGCCGGTAAGGAGGCCGGCTATCCCCCCACGCGCCATCTGGATGCTTTCCAG
Coding sequences within it:
- a CDS encoding adenosine deaminase, with protein sequence MAPTPDSDAPSGFDQALLLRSARRLDAAPPTAEAVAAAPKVLLHDHLDGGARPSTLIELAEQSGYDALPSTDPVELAQWFHSGADRRDLGLYLETFAHVVALMQRREAIQRIAAECAADLAADGVVYAEVRMAPELCVEGGLSMDEATDAMLEGLAEGSAGTGLTVRLLCTAMRTSARSVDVAKVALDHRNDGVVGFDIAGKEAGYPPTRHLDAFQLVMRENFHITIHAGEAFGLPSIHEALHYCGAERLGHGVRILDDIELTRTEDRGPEHAPGITEDTQVRLGQIAAYVRDTRVPLEMCPSSNVHTGAAPSIAAHPIGLLTDLRFRVTVNTDNRLMSNTSMTKEFGLLVDELGFDLGGLEWLTVNAMKSAFLSFDQRLSLINETIKPRYAELRRNLPTAASAAGTHPGQRV